From a region of the Campylobacter anatolicus genome:
- the upp gene encoding uracil phosphoribosyltransferase, producing MKNIKLISHPLIEHKLAILRDKNTQPFQFRMLVDEISHLMIFEATRDLALREVDVETPVAKTVAKKLSEKVMICPILRAALGMLDSVFTIIPDASVGFLGFQRNETTAQAEFFYAKLPKDATERLAIIIDPMFATGGTAIDAVKFLHQKGVKNIKFISIIAAPEGLKRFSEIYPDVEVFTAAIDKRLDERNYIVPGLGDAGDRVFNTL from the coding sequence ATGAAGAATATCAAGCTTATCTCACACCCATTAATAGAGCATAAACTAGCAATTTTACGTGATAAGAACACACAACCGTTTCAGTTTAGGATGCTCGTTGATGAGATAAGTCACCTTATGATATTTGAAGCTACTCGTGATCTAGCCTTGCGTGAGGTAGATGTTGAGACGCCTGTGGCTAAAACGGTTGCTAAAAAGCTAAGTGAAAAAGTGATGATATGTCCTATTTTAAGGGCAGCTTTGGGTATGCTTGATAGTGTATTTACTATCATTCCTGATGCAAGTGTAGGATTTTTAGGATTTCAGCGTAATGAAACGACTGCACAGGCTGAGTTTTTTTACGCTAAACTACCAAAAGATGCGACTGAGCGACTTGCTATCATTATTGATCCGATGTTTGCAACAGGCGGCACAGCGATAGATGCAGTTAAATTTTTACATCAAAAGGGTGTGAAAAATATAAAATTTATATCCATCATCGCAGCCCCAGAAGGGCTAAAAAGATTTAGCGAAATTTACCCTGATGTAGAGGTATTTACGGCAGCTATTGATAAGAGATTGGATGAACGAAATTATATAGTCCCTGGGCTTGGAGACGCTGGGGATAGGGTGTTTAATACGCTTTAA
- a CDS encoding DJ-1/PfpI family protein: MTNLNVILFDDFTALDAFGAVEVFSRVDGYDIGYFSLNGGKVKNSINLKLDTFKFSDISNHDILLIPGGYGVRKLINDTEFINSLKDLAYKSKIILCVCTGSVLLSKTGLLNAKVATSNKLAWEFALKSSNKVEWLRDIRWVRDDNIYTSSGVSAGIDMALAYVSDYHGKDMANSVARAMEYVQNDMYLSF; encoded by the coding sequence ATGACAAACTTAAACGTTATACTATTTGATGATTTTACTGCACTAGATGCATTTGGTGCAGTGGAGGTTTTTTCTCGTGTTGATGGCTATGATATAGGTTATTTTTCTCTTAATGGTGGCAAAGTTAAAAACTCTATAAATTTAAAGCTAGATACATTTAAATTTAGCGATATTTCTAATCACGATATCTTGCTTATTCCCGGTGGATACGGTGTTCGTAAGCTTATTAACGATACGGAATTTATAAACTCTCTTAAGGATTTAGCTTATAAGAGTAAGATTATCCTTTGTGTCTGCACTGGCTCTGTGCTACTATCAAAAACTGGACTTTTAAATGCCAAAGTCGCTACTAGTAACAAACTAGCTTGGGAGTTTGCGTTAAAAAGTAGCAATAAAGTAGAGTGGTTACGCGATATAAGGTGGGTAAGAGATGATAATATATACACATCATCAGGCGTAAGTGCTGGTATAGATATGGCATTAGCCTATGTGAGTGATTATCATGGTAAAGATATGGCAAACTCAGTCGCTCGGGCGATGGAATATGTGCAAAATGATATGTATTTAAGCTTTTAA
- the clpP gene encoding ATP-dependent Clp endopeptidase proteolytic subunit ClpP, with protein sequence MSYYVPVVVERTSRGERSYDIYSRLLKDRIVMLSGEIEDGMAASIVAQLLFLEAEDPEKDIYLYINSPGGVITSGFSIYDTMNYIKPDVCTICIGQAASMGAFLLSCGTSGKRYALPNSRIMIHQPLGGARGQATDIEIHAREILRLKEILNATLAKNTGQKLTKIAKDTERDLFMSAKEAQEYGLIDKILEKSFK encoded by the coding sequence ATGAGCTACTATGTTCCTGTCGTAGTTGAACGAACAAGCAGGGGTGAGAGAAGCTATGATATATACTCTCGTCTTTTAAAGGATAGGATAGTTATGCTAAGCGGAGAGATAGAAGATGGCATGGCGGCTTCTATCGTCGCCCAGTTATTATTTTTAGAGGCAGAAGACCCTGAAAAGGATATCTATCTTTATATAAATAGCCCCGGCGGTGTTATAACTAGCGGATTTAGTATATATGATACGATGAATTATATAAAGCCAGATGTTTGCACGATATGTATCGGTCAGGCGGCATCAATGGGTGCGTTTTTGCTAAGCTGCGGGACATCTGGAAAACGCTATGCTTTACCAAACTCACGCATTATGATACATCAACCACTTGGTGGTGCAAGAGGCCAAGCAACTGATATTGAGATACATGCACGTGAAATTTTACGTTTGAAAGAAATTTTGAATGCAACTTTGGCTAAAAACACAGGACAAAAACTAACCAAGATTGCAAAAGATACAGAAAGAGATCTCTTTATGAGTGCCAAAGAGGCACAAGAGTATGGTCTGATAGATAAAATCTTGGAGAAAAGTTTCAAATAA
- a CDS encoding peptidylprolyl isomerase, with protein sequence MLKKGIFVSFVCAICLNAQMVNGIAAIVENEPITIFEIHKLSKQLNTNEVETLNLLIKDRLQQAQIKNLGISASIFEINERIERLAQQNGMTNAQFRASVEAQGIKFADFRMDIEKAIVQEKLYQSILADANKNINENAARNYYETNISEFSVFSNADVVRYTAKSANELQAQIGKAGANKGVTAQNLSLSSSNIDPRLNAVIANTPNGNYTQILRSQDGFDMFYVKSKSGQYTPSFEQVKDHVLNILYQREQESLINDYFDKLRAKAKIQILR encoded by the coding sequence ATGTTAAAAAAAGGTATTTTTGTCTCTTTTGTATGTGCAATCTGCCTAAACGCACAGATGGTAAATGGTATAGCTGCAATCGTAGAAAATGAGCCTATAACAATTTTTGAGATACATAAACTCTCTAAACAGCTTAATACAAACGAGGTTGAAACGTTAAATTTACTCATTAAAGATAGATTACAACAAGCACAAATAAAAAATCTCGGCATAAGTGCGAGTATATTTGAGATAAATGAACGCATAGAGAGGTTGGCTCAGCAAAACGGTATGACAAACGCACAATTTAGAGCTTCCGTCGAAGCTCAAGGTATCAAATTTGCAGATTTTAGAATGGATATAGAAAAAGCGATCGTGCAAGAGAAATTATATCAAAGCATATTAGCCGATGCAAATAAAAACATAAATGAAAATGCAGCTAGAAACTACTATGAGACAAATATCTCTGAGTTTAGCGTATTTTCAAACGCTGATGTAGTGCGATACACCGCTAAAAGTGCCAATGAGCTACAAGCACAGATCGGCAAAGCGGGTGCTAACAAGGGCGTAACCGCACAAAATTTAAGCCTAAGCTCATCAAATATAGATCCACGACTAAATGCCGTAATAGCAAACACACCAAATGGTAATTACACACAAATACTACGCTCACAAGACGGCTTTGATATGTTTTATGTAAAAAGCAAATCAGGGCAATACACCCCTAGTTTTGAGCAAGTTAAAGATCATGTTTTAAACATACTTTATCAAAGAGAGCAAGAGAGTCTCATAAATGATTATTTTGACAAACTACGTGCAAAGGCAAAAATTCAAATTTTAAGGTAA
- the folE gene encoding GTP cyclohydrolase I FolE, which produces MQASFEDSIKNILNLIGEDIEREGLKKTPERVRKAFEFLTSGYKEDPKEVLNDALFTSSNNEMVLVRNIEFYSLCEHHMLPIIGRVHVGYIPNGKVVGLSKIPRMVNIYARRLQIQEQMTEQIAQALQDVIAPRGVGVVVEARHMCVEMRGVQKINSTTTTSALRGAFIKNADTRREFFSLINSPRETHF; this is translated from the coding sequence ATGCAAGCTAGCTTTGAAGATTCTATCAAAAACATATTAAATTTAATAGGCGAAGACATTGAACGCGAAGGGTTAAAAAAGACGCCAGAACGTGTGAGAAAGGCATTTGAGTTTTTAACAAGTGGATATAAAGAGGATCCAAAAGAGGTGCTAAATGACGCACTTTTTACAAGCTCAAACAATGAGATGGTTTTAGTGAGAAATATCGAGTTTTACAGCCTTTGCGAGCATCATATGCTTCCTATCATTGGACGCGTTCATGTTGGTTACATACCAAATGGTAAAGTTGTTGGACTAAGTAAAATTCCACGTATGGTAAATATTTATGCCAGACGGCTACAAATTCAAGAGCAGATGACCGAGCAAATAGCCCAAGCACTGCAAGATGTCATAGCTCCAAGGGGCGTTGGTGTAGTAGTTGAGGCAAGGCATATGTGCGTTGAGATGCGTGGAGTACAAAAGATCAACTCAACTACGACTACATCGGCATTACGTGGAGCATTTATCAAAAATGCCGACACTCGCCGTGAGTTTTTCTCACTTATAAACTCGCCACGGGAAACGCACTTTTGA
- the tig gene encoding trigger factor gives MEIKTKQLDSINVEVNTKVTNDAIKANVEKLAKKAAKNMKVDGFRQGHVPVAVVLKRYEKELRADAEQDILRDILDEAVKKVDKKNDDVIGEPLISKFDRKDDGIDVEMTVSFKPVVSVEGYEELIPEFATPRVLKKDIDEKKNDLLKMIAPLEKVDKKRALKSGDFAKFDFEGFVDGVAFDGGKAENYVLEIGSGQFIPGFEDGMIGLKPDEEKDIEVTFPAEYGAAHLAGKAAVFKVKLHEIQERKIPESIDEQTLKSMMPNEENPTEELLEERIKEQIRQEKIFTLIAEELKPKFADALVEKFKFDTPKNIVEQEIDMQFRNAWSSFSEDEMNKFRDDKDAVAKKREEFREDAEKSVRLTFIIDELARMRGVKVSDQEVVQAVYFEAYRSGQDPKKHLEMYKNQGMLPAIKMSMIEEKLFNELFNKDDKKAKKEKAE, from the coding sequence ATGGAAATCAAAACAAAACAACTAGACAGCATAAATGTTGAAGTTAACACCAAAGTAACAAACGATGCTATAAAAGCAAATGTAGAAAAACTAGCTAAAAAAGCGGCTAAAAATATGAAAGTAGATGGTTTTAGACAAGGACACGTACCAGTTGCTGTAGTGTTAAAACGCTATGAAAAAGAGCTAAGAGCCGATGCAGAGCAAGATATTTTAAGAGATATCTTAGATGAGGCGGTTAAAAAGGTTGATAAGAAAAATGATGATGTTATAGGTGAACCACTTATTTCTAAATTTGATAGAAAAGATGATGGTATAGATGTTGAGATGACTGTGTCGTTTAAGCCCGTTGTAAGCGTTGAAGGATACGAGGAACTTATACCTGAGTTTGCTACTCCAAGAGTGCTTAAAAAAGACATAGATGAGAAGAAAAATGATCTTTTAAAGATGATAGCTCCGCTTGAAAAAGTAGATAAAAAACGTGCGTTAAAGAGTGGCGACTTTGCTAAATTTGACTTTGAGGGATTTGTAGATGGCGTAGCATTTGATGGCGGTAAGGCAGAAAATTATGTGTTAGAAATTGGCTCAGGTCAGTTTATACCGGGTTTTGAAGATGGTATGATAGGGCTAAAACCAGATGAAGAAAAAGACATTGAGGTAACCTTCCCTGCAGAGTATGGTGCGGCTCATTTGGCTGGGAAAGCGGCTGTTTTTAAAGTAAAACTACACGAAATTCAAGAGCGTAAAATTCCTGAAAGTATAGACGAGCAAACTCTAAAAAGCATGATGCCAAATGAGGAAAATCCAACTGAAGAGCTACTTGAGGAGCGTATAAAAGAGCAAATTCGTCAAGAGAAAATTTTCACTCTAATCGCAGAGGAGCTTAAACCTAAATTTGCCGATGCATTGGTAGAGAAGTTTAAATTTGATACGCCTAAAAATATTGTAGAGCAAGAGATAGATATGCAGTTTAGAAACGCATGGAGTAGCTTTAGCGAAGATGAGATGAATAAATTTAGAGATGATAAAGATGCAGTTGCTAAAAAGCGTGAAGAGTTTCGCGAGGATGCTGAAAAGAGCGTAAGGCTAACATTTATCATAGATGAGTTAGCTCGTATGCGTGGGGTAAAAGTAAGTGATCAAGAGGTCGTTCAGGCGGTTTATTTCGAAGCTTATAGAAGCGGACAAGATCCAAAAAAACACCTTGAAATGTATAAAAACCAAGGTATGCTACCAGCCATTAAGATGTCTATGATAGAAGAAAAACTATTTAACGAGCTATTTAACAAAGATGATAAAAAAGCCAAAAAAGAGAAGGCTGAATAA
- a CDS encoding malic enzyme-like NAD(P)-binding protein codes for MNHVTKEEALAYHIGGKIEIGVKTPCASARDLSMAYTPGVAEPCKAIEEDNELAYKYTNKANLVAVITDGTAVLGLGDIGAVAGKPVMEGKAVLFKKFANIDAFDIELDVHEIDDIVAVCKALAPTFGGINLEDIKAPKCFEIERKLQEVVDIPVMHDDQHGTAMITSAGLINALEISGKDIDKIKIVVSGSGAAGIACAKMYKALGAKNIVMIDSRGVIHSGRTDLTPEKLEFALETSDRTLADAMRGADMFLGLSKPGVLTGEMVASMNDEPIIFALANPVPEIYPEEVAKVRSDVMMGTGRSDYPNQVNNVLGFPFIFRGALDVRAKKITENMKMAAARALAGLAKEPVPADVLAAFGVSELKFGKDYIIPKPFDKRVLTAVAPAVAKAAIDDGVARVKDFDVEAYRAKLAKGF; via the coding sequence ATGAACCATGTTACTAAAGAAGAAGCATTGGCTTATCACATTGGAGGCAAGATAGAGATCGGTGTAAAAACGCCTTGTGCGAGTGCTAGGGATCTATCTATGGCTTATACTCCAGGTGTTGCCGAGCCTTGCAAGGCGATAGAGGAAGATAATGAATTAGCATATAAATATACAAATAAAGCAAATTTAGTTGCTGTCATCACTGATGGCACAGCGGTTTTAGGTCTTGGCGATATAGGTGCAGTGGCTGGCAAACCAGTTATGGAGGGTAAGGCGGTTTTATTTAAGAAATTCGCAAATATTGATGCTTTTGATATTGAACTTGATGTGCATGAGATAGACGATATAGTTGCGGTTTGTAAGGCACTTGCACCGACATTTGGTGGTATAAATTTAGAAGATATTAAAGCTCCAAAATGTTTTGAGATAGAGCGAAAACTACAAGAGGTAGTAGACATTCCTGTAATGCACGATGATCAGCATGGAACTGCGATGATAACTAGTGCTGGGCTTATTAATGCACTTGAGATTTCAGGCAAAGATATAGATAAAATAAAGATAGTTGTTAGTGGCTCAGGTGCAGCAGGTATCGCGTGTGCAAAGATGTATAAAGCTTTAGGTGCTAAAAATATCGTGATGATAGATAGTAGAGGTGTGATACACAGTGGTCGCACAGACTTAACGCCTGAAAAACTTGAGTTTGCACTTGAGACTAGCGATAGGACTTTAGCGGATGCTATGCGTGGGGCGGATATGTTTTTAGGACTTAGTAAGCCAGGTGTTTTAACTGGTGAAATGGTAGCATCAATGAATGATGAGCCGATTATCTTTGCACTTGCTAACCCAGTGCCTGAGATTTACCCAGAAGAGGTTGCTAAGGTAAGAAGCGATGTTATGATGGGGACTGGCAGGAGTGATTATCCAAACCAAGTAAATAACGTGCTTGGCTTTCCATTTATCTTCCGCGGTGCATTAGATGTAAGAGCTAAAAAGATTACTGAAAATATGAAAATGGCAGCAGCTCGTGCCCTAGCTGGGCTTGCAAAAGAGCCAGTCCCAGCTGATGTTTTAGCTGCATTTGGTGTGAGTGAGCTTAAATTTGGTAAAGATTATATTATACCAAAGCCATTCGATAAGCGTGTGCTTACAGCAGTTGCTCCAGCAGTTGCAAAAGCTGCGATTGATGATGGAGTAGCTAGAGTTAAGGACTTTGACGTTGAAGCATATAGAGCTAAACTCGCAAAAGGATTTTAA
- the gltX gene encoding glutamate--tRNA ligase, with protein sequence MIVTRFAPSPTGYLHIGGLRTALYSYLYARRNGGKFLLRIEDTDLKRNSEEATIAIKEAFEWCGLDYDGEAEYQSRRLDIYKEYIKQLLEQGKAYKCYMSKEELDELRAKQEAAKERPKYDNRYRDFNGTPPAGIEPVIRIKAPLDGEIVIKDGIKGEVKFKVEDILDDFIIARSDGTPTYNFTVVVDDALMGVTHVIRGDDHLSNTPKQIVLYRALGFSVPEFFHVAMINGEDGKKLSKRHGATDVMEYKRMGYLSEALLNFLVRLGWSHGDDEIFSMEDMLKYFDPHDINKSSSTYNAQKLDWLNAHYIKTLPYERLARELREFGINLAELKKGELLLNSLRERAKTLIELADGAKAIINRPSAYDEKAMAKFINPQSVKILAKFSEILVVDLDANGYEALTAKFLEQNGLKLKDLAQALRVSITGTSVSPSIFEVLEVLGSDEVKTRILNLMKEVK encoded by the coding sequence ATGATAGTTACTAGATTTGCACCATCTCCAACAGGTTATCTGCATATTGGTGGGCTTAGGACAGCACTTTATAGCTACCTTTATGCAAGACGTAATGGTGGTAAATTCTTGCTTCGCATAGAAGATACTGACTTAAAACGAAACTCAGAAGAGGCGACAATCGCTATAAAAGAGGCATTTGAGTGGTGTGGGCTTGATTATGACGGAGAGGCTGAGTATCAGTCTCGTCGCCTTGATATTTACAAAGAGTATATAAAGCAGCTTTTAGAACAAGGCAAGGCATATAAATGCTATATGAGTAAAGAGGAGCTTGATGAACTTCGTGCAAAGCAAGAAGCAGCAAAAGAGAGACCAAAGTATGATAATCGCTATCGTGATTTTAATGGCACGCCACCAGCTGGAATCGAACCAGTAATCCGTATAAAAGCTCCTTTAGATGGCGAGATAGTTATAAAAGATGGCATAAAGGGCGAGGTTAAATTTAAAGTCGAAGATATTTTAGATGATTTTATAATCGCACGAAGTGACGGCACTCCGACTTATAACTTTACAGTTGTTGTAGATGATGCACTTATGGGTGTTACTCATGTTATAAGGGGTGATGACCATCTATCAAACACGCCAAAGCAGATCGTACTTTATCGTGCGCTTGGCTTTAGTGTGCCTGAGTTTTTTCACGTTGCTATGATAAACGGCGAGGACGGTAAAAAGCTTAGTAAAAGGCATGGAGCCACTGATGTGATGGAGTATAAACGTATGGGCTATCTCTCAGAAGCACTTTTAAATTTCTTAGTGCGACTTGGTTGGAGCCACGGCGATGATGAGATATTTAGTATGGAGGATATGTTAAAATACTTCGATCCGCACGATATAAACAAAAGCTCAAGTACTTATAATGCTCAAAAGCTTGATTGGCTAAACGCTCACTATATAAAAACTCTGCCTTATGAGCGTTTGGCACGTGAATTACGTGAGTTTGGCATAAATTTGGCTGAATTAAAAAAAGGTGAGTTGTTATTAAATTCGCTTCGTGAAAGAGCTAAAACGTTAATAGAACTTGCAGATGGGGCAAAAGCTATCATAAATAGACCGAGTGCTTATGATGAAAAAGCGATGGCTAAATTTATAAACCCACAAAGCGTGAAGATCCTAGCTAAATTTAGCGAAATTTTAGTAGTTGATCTAGATGCAAATGGGTATGAAGCCTTAACGGCTAAGTTTTTAGAGCAAAACGGACTTAAGCTAAAAGATTTAGCTCAAGCGTTAAGAGTGAGTATAACGGGCACGAGCGTAAGTCCGAGTATTTTTGAAGTACTTGAAGTACTTGGCAGCGATGAAGTTAAAACAAGAATATTAAATTTAATGAAGGAAGTAAAATGA
- a CDS encoding NAD(P)H-dependent oxidoreductase yields the protein MKTLLLLSHTYFDGSKVNRALFDAVKGLPDVTARHLEEIYGFDIRSFDIATEHALIESADRIIMQFPIFWFSMPALLKAYIDEVFTHGWAYGSDGNALVGKELQVVVTTGSDISAYSKQGSNKYSVDEFLLSLRGTAGYCGMTFNKIFVVDGVLGISDERLNAFCLKYKKLVLNELNEDDEEA from the coding sequence ATGAAAACACTTCTTTTGCTTTCACACACATATTTTGATGGCTCAAAAGTAAATAGAGCCTTGTTTGATGCTGTTAAGGGACTACCTGATGTCACGGCTAGACACTTAGAGGAGATTTATGGTTTTGATATTAGGAGCTTTGACATAGCTACAGAACACGCACTTATAGAGAGTGCGGATCGTATTATTATGCAGTTTCCGATATTTTGGTTTAGTATGCCAGCACTTTTAAAGGCATATATTGATGAGGTTTTTACTCACGGCTGGGCGTATGGCTCGGATGGCAATGCACTTGTTGGCAAAGAGCTACAGGTAGTAGTTACGACCGGTAGTGATATAAGTGCATACTCAAAACAGGGTAGCAATAAGTATAGTGTTGATGAGTTTTTATTATCACTTCGAGGTACTGCCGGATATTGTGGTATGACGTTTAATAAAATTTTCGTTGTAGATGGTGTATTGGGTATTAGTGATGAGAGACTAAACGCATTTTGTTTAAAGTATAAAAAGCTAGTTCTTAATGAGCTTAACGAAGATGATGAAGAGGCATAG
- the fliI gene encoding flagellar protein export ATPase FliI has product MNLDSLKAKLVDENLNLSNIFGIITKITSTNIEITGLRPSIGDIVRIVAKDKSKSELGMVTQVNGNSAFISPFGFVEGFKIGDFVYASNQGMSIPVGAGLLGRVVDPFMKPIDGKGAINTTDFMPIMKAPIEAMKRGLINEPFSVGIKTIDGLLTCGKGQKLGIFAGSGVGKSTLMGMIVKNTLAPIKVVALIGERGREVPEFIEKNLDGNLDGTVIIVATSDDSSLMRKYGAFCAMSVAEYFKDQGNDVLFIMDSVTRFAMAQREIGLALGEPPTSKGYPPSSLTLLPQLMERAGKEKDKGSITAFFTVLVEGDDMSDPIADQSRSILDGHIVLSRELTDLGIYPPINIQNSASRVMSDVISDEHKQNAMKFKRFYSLLKENEVLLRIGAYQRGNDKELDLAISKKEYMENFMRQDASEAYKFEDTQKLLAEVNL; this is encoded by the coding sequence TTGAATTTAGATAGTTTAAAAGCAAAGCTCGTAGATGAGAATCTAAATTTGTCAAATATATTTGGTATTATCACCAAAATAACCTCTACAAATATAGAAATCACCGGACTTCGCCCAAGTATCGGTGACATCGTGCGAATAGTTGCAAAAGACAAAAGCAAGAGTGAACTTGGTATGGTGACGCAGGTTAATGGCAATAGTGCATTTATTAGCCCATTTGGCTTTGTTGAGGGTTTTAAGATAGGTGACTTTGTCTATGCAAGCAATCAAGGTATGAGCATACCTGTTGGAGCAGGCCTGCTTGGACGCGTAGTTGATCCATTTATGAAGCCTATTGATGGTAAAGGAGCTATTAACACTACAGACTTTATGCCGATCATGAAAGCTCCTATTGAAGCTATGAAGCGTGGGCTTATAAATGAACCTTTTAGCGTCGGCATAAAGACTATTGATGGGCTTTTGACGTGTGGTAAGGGACAAAAGCTAGGAATTTTTGCCGGTTCAGGAGTTGGTAAATCAACTCTAATGGGAATGATTGTAAAAAATACTCTTGCACCCATCAAAGTAGTGGCTCTCATCGGTGAGCGTGGCCGTGAAGTGCCTGAGTTTATAGAGAAAAATTTAGATGGGAATTTAGACGGCACTGTCATCATAGTGGCCACTAGCGATGATAGCTCACTTATGCGAAAATACGGTGCATTTTGTGCGATGAGTGTGGCAGAATATTTTAAAGATCAGGGCAACGACGTACTTTTTATAATGGATAGTGTTACACGTTTTGCGATGGCACAGCGTGAAATAGGTCTAGCACTAGGCGAACCACCAACGTCAAAGGGATATCCGCCTAGCTCACTCACTCTACTACCACAACTTATGGAGCGAGCAGGCAAAGAGAAGGATAAAGGTAGCATAACAGCATTTTTTACTGTGCTTGTTGAAGGCGATGATATGAGCGATCCTATAGCCGACCAGAGTCGCTCTATACTTGACGGACACATTGTGCTTAGCCGTGAGTTAACCGACTTAGGCATTTATCCACCTATTAATATTCAAAACTCCGCATCTCGTGTTATGAGCGATGTTATAAGCGACGAACATAAGCAAAATGCGATGAAATTTAAACGATTTTACTCACTTTTAAAAGAGAATGAAGTCCTTTTGCGTATAGGTGCGTATCAGCGTGGCAATGACAAGGAGCTAGATCTTGCTATCTCTAAAAAAGAGTATATGGAGAATTTTATGCGTCAAGATGCAAGTGAAGCTTATAAATTTGAAGATACACAAAAGCTTTTAGCTGAAGTGAATTTATAA
- a CDS encoding MqnA/MqnD/SBP family protein, translated as MLFGKIDYLNLLPFHIFLKRSALLSYVKKSIEHNKGVPSHLNKMLLKNRIDAAVISSVESRHKVYKKLDFGIVAKGDVKSVLVRKSSETKLDSASATSNMLSKILGLKGEVIIGDRALKAYVDEGGDKFYDMGQLWHKRTNLPFVFARFCYRKNAKIYKKLSHSFLRQNVKIPSYILNEYAKTRDISPNNIKWYLKFISYKIRTKEKKALFMFLNRARALNFKP; from the coding sequence TTGCTTTTTGGCAAGATTGATTATTTAAATTTACTCCCTTTTCATATATTTTTAAAACGTTCAGCACTTCTAAGTTACGTAAAAAAAAGCATAGAGCATAACAAAGGAGTGCCAAGCCACTTAAACAAAATGCTGCTTAAAAATCGCATAGATGCAGCTGTCATCTCAAGTGTAGAGAGTCGCCATAAGGTGTATAAAAAGCTAGACTTTGGTATAGTTGCAAAGGGTGATGTTAAAAGTGTTTTAGTGCGAAAGAGTAGTGAGACAAAGCTAGATAGTGCGAGTGCCACGTCAAATATGCTCTCAAAAATTTTAGGCTTAAAGGGCGAGGTTATCATCGGAGATAGAGCCTTAAAAGCATATGTGGATGAGGGTGGTGATAAATTTTATGATATGGGGCAGTTGTGGCATAAGCGGACAAATTTGCCATTTGTATTTGCAAGATTTTGCTACCGAAAAAATGCTAAAATTTATAAAAAACTTTCACATAGTTTTCTGCGTCAAAATGTCAAAATTCCAAGCTATATCTTAAATGAATATGCCAAAACTAGGGACATTTCACCAAATAATATCAAATGGTATCTTAAATTTATAAGCTATAAAATAAGGACAAAAGAGAAAAAGGCACTGTTTATGTTTTTAAACCGTGCAAGAGCATTAAATTTTAAACCTTAG